A window of Streptomyces caniferus contains these coding sequences:
- a CDS encoding methionine synthase yields MSENSTQKWAAGAATGVGSMPGGDAREAARTVTGSLESFPYLAELPARGPGADMIGRTLGMLVEVYGHVEPSGWRISDRPGRDTRRAHSWLGEDLDALEEFTQGYEGPLKVSAVGPWTLAASLEMRNGEAALSDPGACRDLAASLAEGLRGHLADVRRRVPGARVVLQLDEPSLTAVLQGRVKTASGYRTHRAVDRAVVEGALRDLVAVAEDGPVVVHSCAPEVPFGLLRRAGVTGVSFDFSLLTEREEEVIGEAVEAGTTLFAGVVPGVDSRLSDPAGSVMGVRTLWRRLGLTPGTLSESVVLTPSCGLAGASPAYARSALDHCVRAARSLADNPE; encoded by the coding sequence GTGAGCGAGAACAGCACGCAGAAGTGGGCCGCGGGCGCGGCGACCGGGGTCGGGTCGATGCCGGGCGGTGACGCGCGGGAGGCGGCGAGGACCGTCACCGGATCGCTGGAGAGCTTCCCGTATCTGGCGGAGCTCCCGGCCCGGGGGCCGGGCGCCGACATGATCGGGCGGACCCTGGGGATGCTCGTCGAGGTCTACGGCCATGTGGAGCCCAGCGGCTGGCGGATCAGCGACCGGCCGGGCCGCGACACCCGGCGCGCGCACTCCTGGCTCGGCGAAGATCTCGACGCCCTGGAGGAGTTCACCCAGGGCTACGAGGGACCGTTGAAGGTCTCCGCGGTGGGCCCGTGGACCCTGGCCGCCTCCCTGGAGATGCGCAACGGCGAGGCGGCGCTCAGCGACCCCGGGGCGTGCCGGGACCTCGCCGCGTCCCTGGCGGAGGGGCTGCGCGGCCATCTCGCGGACGTACGGCGGCGGGTGCCGGGCGCCCGGGTCGTGCTGCAGCTCGACGAGCCGTCGCTCACGGCGGTGCTCCAGGGCAGGGTGAAGACCGCGAGCGGCTACCGCACCCACCGCGCCGTGGACCGGGCGGTCGTCGAGGGCGCGCTGCGTGATCTTGTCGCGGTGGCGGAGGACGGCCCCGTGGTCGTCCACTCGTGCGCGCCCGAGGTGCCGTTCGGGCTGCTACGGCGGGCCGGCGTCACGGGCGTCTCGTTCGATTTCTCGCTGCTCACCGAGCGTGAGGAGGAAGTGATCGGGGAGGCTGTCGAGGCCGGTACCACGCTGTTCGCGGGCGTGGTGCCGGGCGTGGACAGCCGATTGTCAGACCCTGCCGGTAGCGTCATGGGTGTCAGGACGCTGTGGCGCAGGCTGGGGCTGACACCAGGGACTCTCAGCGAGTCCGTGGTCCTCACCCCCTCGTGCGGACTCGCGGGCGCTTCGCCCGCTTATGCCCGCTCGGCCCTCGACCACTGCGTCCGGGCGGCGAGATCACTCGCAGACAACCCTGAGTGA